In Shouchella patagoniensis, the following are encoded in one genomic region:
- a CDS encoding NAD(P)H-binding protein: MNSFEQENGDKPTIALTGATGYIGSNLLKKLQRQASIIALSRSGDQQKNTENVTWRSVDLFSLADAEKGLEGADYAVYLVHSMIPSAKLTQAKFEDMDLILADNFAQAAKKNGVKQIIYLSGIIPNDTEELSRHLKSRKEVEAVLGAYGIPVTIVRAGLIVGPKGSSFPILKKLVKRLPMMLLPKWTRQKTHPIALADVLHTLKGSIGSKRLSGKTIDVGGPDVMTYREMMIDTAEVMGKKRRLVNVPFMTVNLSRLWVSVTTGTPKEMVYPLIESLVHPMVANPEQMDDELSYGCIPFKEAAKSALEDDEQESSKPKKKKEKKQLPRQSLMSARYNVFFSQKGKMQNGQLIITRNGFLI; encoded by the coding sequence ATGAATTCATTTGAACAGGAAAATGGAGACAAACCGACGATTGCCCTTACCGGAGCAACAGGGTATATCGGCAGTAACCTCTTAAAGAAACTACAAAGACAAGCGAGTATTATTGCGCTATCACGTAGTGGGGATCAGCAAAAAAATACGGAAAACGTGACATGGCGTTCAGTAGACTTATTCTCACTGGCAGATGCAGAGAAAGGTCTTGAAGGTGCAGATTACGCTGTGTATTTAGTTCATTCCATGATTCCTTCCGCTAAACTAACACAAGCAAAGTTTGAGGACATGGATCTCATTCTTGCTGATAACTTTGCCCAGGCAGCGAAAAAAAATGGTGTAAAACAAATTATTTACTTAAGCGGCATCATTCCAAACGATACAGAAGAACTCTCTAGGCATTTAAAAAGCCGTAAAGAAGTGGAGGCTGTTTTAGGGGCATACGGTATTCCTGTAACAATTGTACGTGCAGGTCTCATTGTTGGTCCTAAAGGATCTTCGTTTCCAATCCTGAAGAAGCTCGTCAAACGTCTACCAATGATGCTCTTACCGAAATGGACTAGGCAAAAAACGCATCCCATTGCTTTAGCAGATGTCCTCCATACCTTAAAAGGAAGCATTGGTAGTAAACGTCTATCTGGAAAAACGATTGACGTTGGTGGACCTGATGTGATGACGTATCGCGAAATGATGATTGATACAGCCGAGGTCATGGGTAAGAAACGCAGACTTGTTAATGTTCCTTTTATGACCGTGAATTTATCTCGCCTTTGGGTTAGTGTTACAACAGGAACACCAAAAGAAATGGTCTACCCGCTCATTGAAAGTCTGGTTCACCCAATGGTTGCGAATCCAGAACAAATGGATGATGAATTAAGTTATGGGTGTATTCCATTTAAAGAAGCTGCTAAGTCAGCACTTGAAGATGATGAACAAGAATCATCAAAACCTAAGAAGAAAAAAGAAAAAAAGCAACTCCCGCGACAATCTCTGATGTCCGCTCGGTACAACGTGTTTTTCTCCCAGAAGGGAAAGATGCAAAATGGGCAGCTGATTATTACACGAAATGGCTTTCTGATATAG